One part of the Arabidopsis thaliana chromosome 1 sequence genome encodes these proteins:
- a CDS encoding Polyketide cyclase/dehydrase and lipid transport superfamily protein (Polyketide cyclase/dehydrase and lipid transport superfamily protein; Has 9 Blast hits to 9 proteins in 5 species: Archae - 0; Bacteria - 0; Metazoa - 0; Fungi - 0; Plants - 9; Viruses - 0; Other Eukaryotes - 0 (source: NCBI BLink).), with protein MTIESVDHETRSMTQRFTVPEFFEGYKMITSTTKVNDSAIGLYSLVDISVEYDKTGPEIKDLDQVQFLVDYINELVLRTGGQLLRRLK; from the coding sequence ATGACCATTGAGTCAGTGGATCACGAAACGAGAAGCATGACGCAACGGTTTACCGTACCTGAATTCTTTGAAGGCTATAAGATGATTACATCAACTACAAAAGTTAATGATTCCGCCATTGGCTTGTATAGCCTCGTCGATATCAGTGTGGAGTACGATAAGACTGGCCCTGAGATCAAAGACCTTGACCAAGTCCAATTCCTTGTGGACTATATCAATGAGTTGGTTCTTCGTACTGGTGGTCAGCTCCTACGACGTCTTAAGTAA
- a CDS encoding WRKY transcription factor (BEST Arabidopsis thaliana protein match is: loricrin-related (TAIR:AT5G64550.1); Has 3596 Blast hits to 2004 proteins in 150 species: Archae - 0; Bacteria - 54; Metazoa - 1597; Fungi - 38; Plants - 513; Viruses - 9; Other Eukaryotes - 1385 (source: NCBI BLink).) yields MHSRFQNIAFAGNSSSNSYKILGRSLQVEVPEAADTTLRLDSLASPLSNAKGIKRKWNLIDGADPLLSLRLGHSSSSSDSKGSSATACTSLSSARETEEASSMDIELDFSLHLGNEKPTASNKKPANLKMKGLQVPSPKFDLELSLSGGGSCQSEITAVQQHANRFQSLADMLRANNEESATCGWRQGFGLPTLQASSSKETSSFLGHIPKNVIIPAAHVLELSSNTAATTPISSGTCTSGLSQQLKPQLKNSSSSKLCQVEGCHKGARGASGRCISHGGGRRCQKHGCHKGAEGRTVYCKAHGGGRRCEFLGCTKSAEGRTDFCIAHGGGRRCSHEDCTRAARGRSGLCIRHGGGKRCQRENCTKSAEGLSGLCISHGGGRRCQSNGCTKGAQGSTMFCKAHGGGKRCTHSGCTKGAEGSTPFCKGHGGGKRCAFQGDDPCSKSVHGGTNFCVAHGGGKRCAVPECTKSARGRTDFCVRHGGGKRCQSEGCGKSAQGSTDFCKAHGGGKRCAWGQPETEYAGQSSSGPCTSFARGKTGLCALHNSLVQDNRVHGGMTITSESQEPRVSSSETENEEEFSGSQDMNMDTMKARSATGSPETDVDLNEYEAGLGLAPEGRVHGGSLMMAMLGRDGGSGSTGGPKRWM; encoded by the coding sequence ATGCATTCCAGATTCCAGAACATTGCTTTTGCTGGTAATTCCTCTTCGAATTCTTATAAGATTTTGGGACGTTCCCTTCAAGTTGAAGTCCCTGAGGCCGCGGATACTACTCTGCGTCTTGATTCCCTTGCCTCTCCGTTGTCTAATGCCAAGGGAATCAAAAGGAAATGGAATTTGATTGATGGAGCTGATCCTTTACTCTCCTTAAGACTCGGTCACTCTTCAAGCTCTTCTGATAGCAAAGGGAGTTCGGCAACTGCTTGCACGAGTTTATCTTCTGCCAGAGAAACTGAGGAGGCGTCCTCCATGGATATTGAGCTCGACTTTAGCCTCCATCTTGGCAACGAGAAACCGACGGCTAGCAACAAAAAACCAGctaatttgaaaatgaaaggGTTGCAGGTCCCTTCCCCGAAATTTGATCTTGAATTGAGTCTTTCTGGTGGAGGATCTTGTCAATCTGAGATCACTGCGGTCCAGCAGCACGCCAACCGATTTCAATCTCTTGCGGACATGCTGCGTGCAAATAATGAAGAATCTGCAACGTGTGGTTGGAGGCAAGGGTTTGGATTACCGACATTGCAAGCCTCTTCAAGCAAGGAAACAAGCTCCTTCTTAGGCCATATTCCCAAAAATGTCATCATTCCTGCTGCTCATGTTCTGGAACTGTCATCTAACACGGCAGCAACAACACCAATAAGCTCGGGTACATGTACTTCCGGTTTATCTCAGCAGCTGAAGCCACAGCTTAAGAATTCTTCTAGTTCAAAGTTATGTCAAGTCGAAGGATGTCATAAGGGAGCAAGAGGCGCATCTGGTCGTTGCATTTCCCATGGTGGTGGACGTAGATGCCAGAAACATGGTTGCCACAAAGGTGCCGAAGGTCGAACTGTGTACTGTAAAGCCCATGGAGGTGGTCGTCGATGTGAGTTTCTCGGATGCACCAAAAGTGCAGAAGGCCGTACTGACTTCTGTATAGCCCATGGAGGTGGTCGAAGGTGCAGCCATGAAGATTGCACACGAGCTGCTAGAGGAAGATCAGGACTCTGTATCAGGCACGGTGGAGGAAAGAGATGCCAAAGAGAGAACTGCACTAAAAGCGCTGAAGGCCTTTCAGGACTCTGTATCTCTCATGGTGGTGGTCGGCGATGTCAATCTAATGGATGCACAAAAGGAGCACAAGGGAGTACAATGTTCTGCAAAGCACACGGTGGTGGAAAACGGTGTACACACTCAGGTTGCACCAAAGGAGCAGAAGGAAGCACGCCGTTCTGTAAAGGACATGGAGGAGGTAAAAGATGTGCCTTTCAAGGAGATGATCCTTGCTCCAAGAGTGTTCACGGAGGTACCAATTTCTGTGTGGCACATGGCGGTGGTAAGAGATGTGCGGTTCCCGAATGCACAAAGAGTGCTAGAGGAAGAACTGATTTCTGTGTCAGACATGGTGGAGGAAAGAGATGTCAGTCTGAAGGCTGTGGCAAAAGTGCTCAAGGTAGTACCGACTTTTGCAAAGCACATGGAGGAGGGAAAAGGTGTGCGTGGGGTCAACCCGAGACTGAGTATGCGGGACAGTCTTCTTCTGGTCCTTGTACCTCGTTTGCTCGCGGTAAGACTGGTCTTTGTGCACTCCATAACAGTCTGGTTCAGGATAACCGGGTTCACGGAGGAATGACTATAACTTCCGAGAGCCAAGAACCGAGAGTAAGCAGCAGCGAAACAGAGAACGAGGAAGAGTTTAGCGGTTCTCAAGACATGAACATGGATACAATGAAAGCGAGAAGTGCTACCGGATCTCCAGAGACTGATGTTGATCTCAATGAGTATGAAGCAGGATTGGGGTTAGCTCCGGAAGGAAGAGTCCATGGTGGAAGTTTGATGATGGCGATGTTGGGTAGAGATGGTGGCTCTGGCTCTACCGGTGGGCCAAAGAGGTGGATGTAA
- a CDS encoding Uncharacterized protein family (UPF0016) (Uncharacterized protein family (UPF0016); LOCATED IN: chloroplast, membrane; EXPRESSED IN: 22 plant structures; EXPRESSED DURING: 13 growth stages; CONTAINS InterPro DOMAIN/s: Uncharacterised protein family UPF0016 (InterPro:IPR001727); BEST Arabidopsis thaliana protein match is: Uncharacterized protein family (UPF0016) (TAIR:AT4G13590.1); Has 1632 Blast hits to 1475 proteins in 546 species: Archae - 26; Bacteria - 846; Metazoa - 163; Fungi - 173; Plants - 204; Viruses - 0; Other Eukaryotes - 220 (source: NCBI BLink).), with translation MLSLNLSESLRIPFQNPRPPKSDFSSTSSSPSSSSRRCVSAYPIPIGFSVRNQYFSRCLTQLRRNESQQLGFRCFQRNDAACYLEKAESEEHDRNLDVLVESSIAHSRREIQRVLMFLAVSGSVALLGTDPAFAASSIPNVTQSLVTSFGDLGDISSGFASAFLLIFFSELGDKTFFIAALLAARNSAATVFVGTFGALGIMTIISVVLGRTFHYVDEVLPFRFGGTDLPIDDIAAVCLLVYFGVSTLLDAVSDEGKADEEQKEAELAVSELSGNGAGIVAAANTIISTFALVFVAEWGDKSFFSTIALAAASSPLGVIAGALAGHGAATLLAVLGGSLLGNFLSEKAIAYVGGVLFLVFAAVTVAEIVT, from the exons ATGCTAAGTTTGAATCTCTCGGAGTCGCTTCGCATTCCATTCCAGAACCCTAGGCCTCCCAAATCcgatttttcttctacttcttcttctccttcctcatCGTCGAGGAGATGCGTCTCCGCTTATCCAATTCCGATCGGGTTTTCGGTTCGTAATCAATACTTTTCTAG ATGTTTGACTCAATTGCGTCGAAATGAATCTCAGCAGCTAGGTTTTCGATGCTTCCAACGAAACGATGCGGCTTGTTACCTCGAG AAAGCTGAGTCTGAAGAGCATGATAGAAATCTTGATGTTCTGGTTGAGTCATCGATAGCTCACTCAAGAAGAGAGATTCAGAGAGTTCTTATGTTCTTGGCGGTATCAGGTTCGGTTGCATTACTAGGCACTGATCCAGCTTTTGCAGCTTCGTCAATTCCCAATGTGACACAGTCACTTGTCACTTCTTTTGGAGACCTTGGAGATATTAGCTCAGGTTTTGCTTCG GCTTTCTTGCTTATCTTTTTCTCTGAACTTGGAGACAAGACTTTCTTCATTGCG GCCCTTTTAGCAGCAAGGAACTCTGCTGCTACCGTATTCGTGGGGACTTTTGGCGCTCTAGG GATAATGACGATAATATCTGTAGTGCTTGGACGCACTTTCCACTATGTCGATGAAGTTCTTCCATTCAG GTTTGGTGGAACCGATTTGCCTATAGATGATATTGCAGCAGTTTGTCTTCTG GTGTACTTCGGTGTTTCAACGTTATTAGATGCTGTTTCAGACGAGGGTAAAGCTGACGAAGAACAGAAAGAA GCAGAACTAGCGGTTTCAGAGCTTTCAGGTAATGGAGCCGGGATAGTAGCAGCCGCGAACACCATCATCAGCACTTTCGCATTGGTTTTTGTTGCGGAATGGGGTGACAAATCCTTCTTCTCAACAATTG CTCTTGCGGCTGCATCATCACCATTGGGTGTCATCGCTGGAGCGTTGGCGGGTCACGGTGCTGCGACTCTT CTTGCAGTATTGGGCGGTTCTTTGCTAGGAAATTTCTTATCAGAGAAG GCAATTGCTTATGTCGGAGGAGTTCTGTTTCTCGTGTTTGCTGCTGTGACGGTGGCTGAGATCGTTACGTAA
- the DIR5 gene encoding Disease resistance-responsive (dirigent-like protein) family protein (Disease resistance-responsive (dirigent-like protein) family protein; FUNCTIONS IN: molecular_function unknown; INVOLVED IN: lignan biosynthetic process, defense response; LOCATED IN: endomembrane system; EXPRESSED IN: petal, hypocotyl, root; EXPRESSED DURING: petal differentiation and expansion stage; CONTAINS InterPro DOMAIN/s: Plant disease resistance response protein (InterPro:IPR004265); BEST Arabidopsis thaliana protein match is: Disease resistance-responsive (dirigent-like protein) family protein (TAIR:AT4G23690.1); Has 792 Blast hits to 791 proteins in 41 species: Archae - 0; Bacteria - 0; Metazoa - 0; Fungi - 0; Plants - 792; Viruses - 0; Other Eukaryotes - 0 (source: NCBI BLink).) gives MVGQMKSFLFLFVFLVLTKTVISARKPSKSQPKPCKNFVLYYHDIMFGVDDVQNATSAAVTNPPGLGNFKFGKLVIFDDPMTIDKNFQSEPVARAQGFYFYDMKNDYNAWFAYTLVFNSTQHKGTLNIMGADLMMVQSRDLSVVGGTGDFFMSRGIVTFETDTFEGAKYFRVKMDIKLYECY, from the coding sequence ATGGTAGGCCAAATGAAAtcgtttctcttcttattcGTTTTCCTTGTTCTAACAAAAACCGTCATATCAGCTAGAAAACCATCCAAATCGCAACCAAAACCGTGCAAAAACTTTGTCCTCTACTACCACGACATAATGTTCGGTGTCGACGACGTGCAAAACGCGACTTCTGCAGCAGTTACCAACCCACCGGGCCTCGGGAATTTCAAATTCGGGAAACTCGTTATCTTCGACGATCCTATGACCATAGACAAAAACTTTCAGTCCGAACCTGTGGCAAGAGCTCAAGGGTTCTATTTCTACGACATGAAGAATGACTACAATGCATGGTTCGCGTACACACTTGTGTTCAACTCGACTCAACACAAAGGGACGTTGAACATAATGGGAGCAGATCTCATGATGGTGCAGAGTAGAGATTTGTCTGTTGTCGGAGGGACAGGTGATTTTTTCATGTCTCGAGGGATTGTTACGTTTGAGACCGATACCTTTGAAGGTGCTAAGTATTTTAGGGTCAAGATGGATATCAAACTCTATGAATGTTACTAA
- the CHX16 gene encoding cation/H+ exchanger 16 (cation/H+ exchanger 16 (CHX16); FUNCTIONS IN: monovalent cation:hydrogen antiporter activity, sodium:hydrogen antiporter activity; INVOLVED IN: cation transport; LOCATED IN: integral to membrane; EXPRESSED IN: stem, male gametophyte, hypocotyl, root, leaf; EXPRESSED DURING: LP.04 four leaves visible; CONTAINS InterPro DOMAIN/s: Cation/H+ exchanger (InterPro:IPR006153); BEST Arabidopsis thaliana protein match is: cation/H+ exchanger 17 (TAIR:AT4G23700.1); Has 10345 Blast hits to 10314 proteins in 2156 species: Archae - 371; Bacteria - 8080; Metazoa - 56; Fungi - 195; Plants - 675; Viruses - 0; Other Eukaryotes - 968 (source: NCBI BLink).) has translation MGTLVNGTIPAMKCPKNVAMMKTTSNGVFDGESPLDFAFPLVILQICLVVAVTRSLAFLLRPMRQPRVVAEIIGGILLGPSALGRITSYKNSIFPARSLTVLDTLANLGLLLFLFLVGLEIDLTSLRRTGKKAISIAAAGMLLPFGMGIVTSFAFPEASSSGDNSKVLPFIIFMGVALSITAFGVLARILAELKLLTTDLGRISMNAAAINDVAAWVLLALAVSLSGDRNSPLVPLWVLLSGIAFVIACFLIVPRIFKFISRRCPEGEPIGEMYVCVALCAVLLAGFATDAIGIHAIFGAFVMGVLFPKGHFSDAIVEKIEDLVMGLLLPLYFVMSGLKTDITTIQGVKSWGRLALVIVTACFGKIVGTVSVALLCKVRLRESVVLGVLMNTKGLVELIVLNIGKDRKVLSDQTFAIMVLMAIFTTFITTPIVLALYKPSETTQTHSSVSYKNRKHRRKIENDEEGEKMQQLKVLVCLQSSKDIDPMMKIMEATRGSNETKERFCVYVMHLTQLSERPSSIRMVQKVRSNGLPFWNKKRENSSAVTVAFEASSKLSSVSVRSVTAISPLSTIHEDICSSADSKCTAFVILPFHKQWRSLEKEFETVRSEYQGINKRVLENSPCSVGILVDRGLGDNNSPVASSNFSLSVNVLFFGGCDDREALVYGLRMAEHPGVNLTVVVISGPESARFDRLEAQETSLCSLDEQFLAAIKKRANAARFEERTVNSTEEVVEIIRQFYECDILLVGKSSKGPMVSRLPVMKIECPELGPVGNLIVSNEISTSVSVLVVQQYTGKGPSVVGSVSVPVVETP, from the exons ATGGGTACTTTGGTCAACGGTACTATTCCGGCGATGAAGTGTCCCAAGAATGTGGCGATGATGAAGACAACGTCTAACGGAGTGTTCGATGGAGAGAGTCCATTAGATTTCGCTTTTCCTCTTGTCATTCTTCAGATTTGCCTTGTCGTCGCCGTCACTCGCTCTTTGGCCTTCCTTCTCCGTCCCATGAGACAACCACGTGTTGTCGCCGAGATCATT GGCGGGATTCTTCTTGGCCCGTCGGCTCTCGGTAGAATCACGTCGTACAAGAATTCAATTTTCCCGGCGAGAAGTCTAACGGTGCTCGACACTCTAGCAAACCTCGGcctccttctcttccttttcctcgTCGGACTCGAGATCGATCTGACATCTCTCCGACGTACCGGCAAAAAAGCGATTTCCATCGCCGCCGCCGGAATGCTTCTCCCCTTCGGTATGGGCATTGTCACCTCCTTCGCTTTCcctgaagcttcttcttctggcgACAATAGCAAAGTACTTCCGTTCATCATTTTCATGGGAGTCGCGCTCTCGATCACTGCTTTCGGAGTTTTGGCGAGAATACTCGCTGAATTAAAGCTACTCACAACCGATCTCGGCCGGATTTCAATGAACGCCGCCGCAATTAACGACGTCGCGGCTTGGGTTCTCCTAGCTCTCGCTGTATCTCTCTCCGGCGATAGGAATTCTCCGCTTGTTCCTCTCTGGGTTCTGTTAAGTGGAATCGCGTTTGTGATCGCGTGTTTTTTAATCGTACCGcgaattttcaaattcatcTCTCGGCGTTGCCCAGAAGGCGAACCCATAGGCGAAATGTACGTTTGCGTCGCCCTTTGCGCGGTTCTACTCGCGGGTTTCGCGACAGACGCCATTGGGATTCACGCGATTTTCGGTGCGTTTGTGATGGGCGTTTTGTTTCCCAAAGGACATTTCTCAGACGCGATTGTGGAGAAGATTGAAGATCTTGTAATGGGTCTTCTTCTACCACTGTACTTCGTTATGAGCGGTTTGAAAACGGATATAACTACGATTCAAGGTGTGAAATCGTGGGGACGACTCGCGTTGGTGATTGTTACGGCTTGTTTTGGCAAAATCGTTGGGACTGTGAGTGTTGCCTTGTTATGCAAGGTAAGGCTCCGTGAATCGGTTGTTCTTGGGGTTTTAATGAACACAAAGGGTTTAGTGGAGCTAATTGTTCTCAACATTGGCAAAGACAGAAAG GTTTTGAGCGATCAGACTTTTGCAATTATGGTTCTCATGGCGATATTCACAACATTCATCACAACGCCAATAGTCTTGGCGTTATACAAACCAAGCGAGACAACACAAACACATAGTAGCGTCAGCTACAAGAACCGCAAACATAGACGCAAGATTgagaatgatgaagaaggCGAGAAGATGCAGCAGCTTAAGGTTTTGGTATGTCTTCAAAGCAGTAAAGATATTGATCCCATGATGAAAATAATGGAAGCTACTCGTGGAAGCAACGAAACCAAAGAAAGATTTTGCGTTTACGTTATGCATTTAACTCAACTCTCCGAGAGACCTTCTTCTATTCGAATGGTTCAAAAGGTGAGAAGCAACGGTTTGCCCTTTtggaacaagaaaagagagaattctAGTGCCGTTACGGTCGCGTTCGAGGCGTCTAGTAAGCTAAGTAGCGTTTCGGTGCGTTCTGTGACCGCGATTTCACCGTTGTCAACAATTCATGAGGATATATGTAGCTCTGCTGATAGTAAATGCACAGCGTTTGTGATTTTGCCGTTCCATAAGCAATGGAGATCTCTGGAGAAAGAATTTGAAACGGTGAGATCGGAGTATCAGGGGATTAACAAAAGAGTTCTTGAGAATTCACCGTGTTCTGTTGGAATTTTGGTTGATCGTGGTCTCGGCGACAACAATTCTCCGGTAGCTTCGAGCAACTTTTCACTTTCCGTCAATGTTCTGTTCTTTGGCGGTTGCGATGATCGTGAAGCTTTGGTTTACGGGTTACGAATGGCTGAACATCCGGGCGTTAACTTGACCGTTGTGGTTATCTCTGGTCCGGAGAGCGCAAGGTTTGATAGGCTTGAAGCGCAAGAAACATCACTATGTTCCTTAGACGAGCAATTCCTTGCAGCAATCAAGAAAAGGGCCAATGCAGCTAGATTTGAAGAGAGGACGGTGAATTCAACGGAGGAAGTGGTTGAGATTATCCGCCAATTTTACGAGTGCGATATTTTATTGGTGGGAAAATCTTCCAAAGGACCTATGGTTTCAAGATTACCGGTTATGAAGATAGAGTGTCCAGAACTGGGACCGGTCGGAAACTTGATCGTGTCAAATGAGATTTCTACTTCAGTGTCTGTTTTGGTGGTTCAACAATACACCGGGAAAGGTCCTTCTGTGGTGGGTTCCGTCTCTGTCCCGGTGGTGGAGACGCCATGA
- a CDS encoding intracellular protein transport protein USO1-like protein (intracellular protein transport protein USO1-related; FUNCTIONS IN: molecular_function unknown; INVOLVED IN: biological_process unknown; LOCATED IN: plasma membrane; EXPRESSED IN: 14 plant structures; EXPRESSED DURING: 9 growth stages; BEST Arabidopsis thaliana protein match is: unknown protein (TAIR:AT5G41620.1); Has 2997 Blast hits to 2464 proteins in 355 species: Archae - 17; Bacteria - 245; Metazoa - 1676; Fungi - 267; Plants - 224; Viruses - 17; Other Eukaryotes - 551 (source: NCBI BLink).) has product MKSKEEEEEEEEEDDGGEGQKGKRFIEKLRRRAVFVGHRSVFRRPSTPVHISFNPNKNPSSASSRKLAASLWEFYQYYDNDHLIHPPAATKMHRAPLGSAGPSNSRRLRHGHGKAAVADNNGIELTDHQPESAGSIRRQIGQMLMKHHHLTERNDHALQPVSPTSYDSSLEFRGRRRAGEPNNNIKTSTELLKVLNRIWILEEQHSANISLIKSLKTELAHSRARIKDLLRCKQADKRDMDDFVKQLAEEKLSKGTKEHDRLSSAVQSLEDERKLRKRSESLYRKLAQELSEVKSTLSNCVKEMERGTESKKILERLCDEFAKGIKSYEREIHGLKQKLDKNWKGWDEQDHMILCIAESWLDERIQSGNGSALEKLEFEIETFLKTNQNADSNEIARNRRTSLESVPFNAMSAPIWEVDREEEEDSGGSGSNCFELKKHGSDVAKPPRGDETEKPELIKVGVSERPQRRSQSPSSLQVKFEDQMAWAMSSNEKKKTRANEMEPETEKCGKETNNVVGEMIRTHRRLSSETREIDEASCSYPSRRRESPIRQWNTRTVTPDLGAPRGVKDNTLKTKLSEARTTSSRPRVRLFKD; this is encoded by the exons atgaaaagtaaagaagaagaagaagaagaagaagaggaagatgatggagGAGAAGGGCAAAAAGGGAAGAGATTTATAGAAAAGTTAAGGAGAAGAGCTGTTTTTGTAGGCCATAGAAGTGTCTTTCGCCGACCTTCCACTCCTGTGCATATTAGCTTCAACCCTAATAAGAACCCTTCTTCTGCCTCCTCTAGAAAGCTTGCTGCTTCTCTCTGGGAATTTTATCAGTATTACGACAACGACCACCTGATTCATCCTCCTGCTGCTACTAAAATGCACAGAGCTCCCTTAGGTTCTGCTGGTCCTAGTAACAGCCGTCGTCTCCGTCACGGCCATGGAAAGGCGGCGGTTGCAGACAATAATGGTATTGAGCTCACTGATCACCAG CCAGAGAGTGCGGGAAGTATAAGGAGACAGATCGGGCAAATGCTGATGAAGCATCATCATTTAACTGAAAGAAATGACCATGCTTTGCAGCCGGTATCTCCTACAAGCTACGATAGCTCATTGGAGTTCCGTGGAAGAAGACGAGCTGGTGAGCCTAACAACAATATCAAGACATCAACCGAACTTCTTAAAGTGCTGAACCGAATCTGGATCCTCGAGGAGCAGCATTCCGCTAATATCTCCttaataaaatctttgaaaaccGAGCTTGCTCACTCACGTGCCCGGATCAAAGACCTTCTTAGATGCAAGCAAGCCGATAAACGCGATATGGATGATTTTGTGAAGCAACTCGCGGAAGAAAAGCTGTCGAAAGGTACGAAGGAACACGATCGGTTAAGCTCTGCTGTTCAATCGCTAGAAGATGAGCGGAAACTAAGGAAACGTTCTGAGAGTCTGTATAGGAAATTGGCACAAGAGCTCTCGGAAGTGAAGTCAACGTTGTCTAACTGCGTTAAGGAGATGGAGAGAGGGACTGAGTCAAAGAAAATTCTGGAGAGATTATGTGATGAGTTTGCAAAAGGGATCAAGAGTTACGAAAGGGAGATTCATGGTTTAAAGCAGAAGTTGGATAAGAACTGGAAAGGTTGGGATGAACAAGATCATATGATTCTTTGTATTGCGGAATCATGGCTTGATGAAAGGATTCAGAGTGGCAACGGATCGGCTTTGGAGAAGCTCGAGTTTGAGATAGAAACATTTCTTAAGACTAATCAGAACGCAGACTCTAATGAAATAGCGAGAAATCGCCGTACTTCACTTGAGTCGGTTCCATTTAACGCCATGAGCGCCCCGATTTGGGAAGTAGACcgtgaggaggaggaagattCTGGCGGAAGCGGTTCGAATTGTTTTGAGCTCAAGAAACATGGGAGTGATGTTGCAAAGCCACCACGTGGCGATGAAACTGAAAAACCGGAACTAATAAAAGTTGGTGTTAGTGAAAGACCACAAAGACGGAGTCAAAGCCCGTCGAGTTTACAAGTGAAGTTCGAGGATCAAATGGCGTGGGCGATGTCTTctaatgagaaaaagaaaactagagCCAATGAAATGGAGCCTGAAACTGAGAAGTGTGGTAAAGAAACGAACAATGTGGTTGGAGAAATGATCAGAACTCATCGGAGGTTATCGTCGGAAACTCGGGAGATCGATGAAGCTTCTTGCAGTTACCCATCAAGGAGACGAGAGAGCCCGATTCGTCAATGGAATACACGAACCGTAACACCTGATCTTGGTGCGCCACGAGGAGTAAAGGATAACACTTTGAAGACTAAACTAAGCGAAGCGAGAACAACGAGTTCAAGGCCACGGGTTAGGCTATTCAAGGATTGA
- a CDS encoding Lactoylglutathione lyase / glyoxalase I family protein (Lactoylglutathione lyase / glyoxalase I family protein; BEST Arabidopsis thaliana protein match is: Lactoylglutathione lyase / glyoxalase I family protein (TAIR:AT5G41650.1); Has 78 Blast hits to 78 proteins in 36 species: Archae - 0; Bacteria - 18; Metazoa - 0; Fungi - 0; Plants - 44; Viruses - 0; Other Eukaryotes - 16 (source: NCBI BLink).) — protein sequence MATASFRWILQLHRDVPKAARFYEKGLDFSVNVVTLRWAELQSGPLKLALMQAPSEHVMSEKGYSSLLSFTVADINTTISKLMELGAELDGSIKYEVHGKVASVRCLDGHVLGLYEPS from the exons ATGGCAACGGCGTCGTTTAGGTGGATCTTGCAGCTCCACAGAGACGTACCAAAAGCGGCTCGATTCTATGAGAAAGGTCTCGATTTCTCCGTCAATGTCGTTACCTTACGTTGGGCTGAACTTCAGTCAGGTCCCCTCAAGCTAGCTCTTATGCAAGCTCCCAG CGAGCATGTGATGAGTGAGAAAGGATACTCTTCGTTACTATCGTTCACTGTAGCAGACATTAATACAACAATCTCTAAACTTATGGAATTAGGAGCTGAACTCGATGGCTCTATCAAATATGAAGTCCATGGCAAG GTTGCTTCTGTGAGATGTCTTGATGGTCATGTGCTCGGACTCTATGAACCTTCATGA